The following nucleotide sequence is from Tardiphaga alba.
GTGCCGTTCACCACGAAGGTGCCATTCATCGTCATGAGCGGGATGTCGCCCATGTAGACGTCCTGCTCCTTGATGTCCTTGACGGACTTGGCGCCGGTTTCTTCGTCGATATCGAACACGATCAGGCGCAGCGTCACCTTCAGCGGCGCAGCATAGGTCATGCCGCGCTGGCGGCACTCGTCCACGTCATATTTCGGCGGCTCGAATTCGTAGCGGACGAATTCGAGCATCGAGGTGCCGGCGAAATCCGAGATCGGGAACACCGAACGGAAAACAGCCTGCAGGCCCTCATCCAGGCGGCCGCCCGTGGGCTCGTCAACCATCAGGAACTGGTCGTAGGACGCCTTCTGAACCTCGATGAGGTTCGGCATCTCGGCGACTTCCTTGATGTGACCGAAGAACTTACGAACGCGCTTGCGACCGGTGAACGTCTGCTGACCCATCGTGGCCTCTCATTGCGTCGCCCGGGAGGGGCGAACCTTCCAGAGCACAGCTGCCGCCGCCTCCGGGTTGAATTTTTCCGACACCGCCCCGAAATCCGCGCCCAGATTCAGGAACAAAATCCCTAAATCGAGCGTTCAAACCCCAGAACGCAAAACGACGTGCGCGATGCCTGACAGCACCTCGCCCGTCCAAAACCATCTAGCTGCGGACCGAAAAGCCCGAAATTGGCCAATCTCCCAACGGCTTAGGATAGAACGTTACCGCTCTCGCCGTCAAACCGCGCTTATCTGCCGCCGACCCGATATGGGGCGGCAATCATGGAGATTCGAGGGTCGTTCCCTCAGCTTCCCCACACTTTCTTGTGTGCAGCCATCGCTGGATACACGTAAGCCCCGTAGGAAGAGCGGCCCGAAGGCCGCCCTTCCCGGGAACTCAAAGGTCTTACTTGAGCTCGACCTTGGCGCCAGCCTTCTCGAGCTGAGCCTTGATCTTTTCGGCTTCGTCCTTGGCAACGCCTTCCTTGAGGGGCTTCGGCGCGCCTTCGACCAGGTCCTTGGCTTCCTTGAGGCCGAGACCGGTGATCGCACGGACTTCCTTAATGACTTCGATCTTCTTGTCGCCAGCCGAAGCCAGGACGATCGTGAAGTCGGTCTTTTCTTCAGCAGCAGCAGCACCGCCACCAGCGCCCGGAGCAGCGGCAACAGCCACGGCAGCGGCAGCCGAAACGCCCCACTTCTCTTCGAGCAGCTTGGCGAGTTCGGCGGCTTCGAGCACGGTCAGGCTCGAGAGGTCGTCAACGATCTTATTGAGGTCAGCCATTGTCTATATCCTTAAGCGTATTTGGTTCGAACCAGTTTGATTGCGAAGGGCGTCAGGCCGCTTCGCTCTTTGAGGCATAGGCCTGAACAACGCGCGCGACCTTTGCCGCGGGTGCTGTCGACAGCTGAGCGATCTTGGTCGCCGGCGCCACAAGGAGGCCAACGAGTTTGCCGCGCAGTTCGTCGAGCGAGGGCAGCGCGGCCAGGGCCTTGACGCTGTCGACGTTCAGGACTGTCTTGCCCATCGAGCCGCCAAGAATGACGAACTTGTCGTTCGCCTTGGCAAATTCGACGGCAATCTTCGGTGCAGCTACCGGATCGTCCGAAGTGGCGATCACAGTCGGGCCCTTCAGCAGGGAACCGATGGCAACAACATCCGTGCCTTCAAGAGCAATTTTGGCGAGACGGTTTTTCGAGACCTTCACCGAGGCACCCGCCTGCTTCATCTGCTTACGCAGGGTCTGCATCTGGGCAACGGTGAGGCCGGAATAATGGGCGACGACCGCAACGCCGGTGGTCTTGAAGACCCCGTTCAGCGCTTCGACCGCGTCCTTTTTAGCCGCTCTTTCCACAGCAAGCTCTCTCCGGTTGGCAGTCTCGATCGAGATGAGACCGCCGGTTTGCACCCAACCGCCCCACCGACATGACCTCGAGACACACAGCCTCCAGACATCTCGGGCGAGACGATCATGATAGCCTGCCCTCCCGAACCCAGGCTGCAAGCAGCCAAAGCGCGGGGTGTCGAGGTTCGAACCAAATACGCTGTCAGCCGCATGGCGGCATTGGCGAAATCAGTCTTCACCCATCTATGCTGGCTTGAGGATTAAGCCGTTGATCGAACTCACGTTCAGCACGTGAATTTGTCGCGGGCGCCAGCAGTCTTGGACAGGATTCGAGATCATCGATCGGCCATGATTGACCTCTCAAAGACCCCTGCTCGCTTTCGTCAAAACCGGGTCGTAGATCCCGCGCCCTTCGAGCGATCCATGCGGATAGCCTGAAAGGAAAGGTCTCCTAGATACCGGGTTGTCGGAATACGAACACAGACGTGCCAGCATAGGCCAGCAAGTCCAGAGGCGGCTGTTTAACGAGTCTTTATCGGCTTGCCAAGTGGGAAGTGCCGAACTGGCATCGTTTTTGCCGGGGAACTCTAATCCCCGACGGGCCCAGCCCGTGCTAGACTGCGCTGCGAGACAGGGATGAGCGACGATGGTAGCGAAAGCATTGCAGGTCGAACTGACCCTTGAACAGCAAGAACTGCTGCAGCGTCACCTCGATAATGGCGAATATGAAAGCCCGAGCGATGTGATCGGCGACGCCTTACACGCTCTGGACGAGCGGAACAAAGCTTTCGACCACTTTCTACGCCGCGAGGTCGAAGCGGCGTTCGCCAGCAAGGCGCCATCCGTGCCGATCGATGAGGCCTTCAGGCGCGCACGCGCCGCGATAGCGAGCCAAGCAAAGGCCGCGAAGCGTGACACATGACGTCATATTTCTCGACAAAGCGAGCAATGACCTGACGTCATTGTCAGTCTACATCGGTAGCCAAGCTGGCGAAGCGATCGCCAGCCGCTATCTCGACCGACTTTACGCAGCCTGCATGGCCTTGGCCCATTTTCCCGAGCGCGGCACGAGGCGCGACGATATTCGTCCCAACCTTCGCACGATTGGCTTCGAACGGCGGGCAACGATCATTTTTCAAGTCACAGACACGCAGGTGCAGATTGTCACGATCGCCTATGGTGGACGAGACTTCGAGACCGAGCTACGCGAACAAGAATAGTAAGGGGCGCGCTTGCGCGGCGCCCCTTGACAGATTGGTCACCCCTTCGGACAAGCTGCCCCCGCATCCGCCCACGCCTTGATCAGTTCACCGAAC
It contains:
- the rplL gene encoding 50S ribosomal protein L7/L12 produces the protein MADLNKIVDDLSSLTVLEAAELAKLLEEKWGVSAAAAVAVAAAPGAGGGAAAAEEKTDFTIVLASAGDKKIEVIKEVRAITGLGLKEAKDLVEGAPKPLKEGVAKDEAEKIKAQLEKAGAKVELK
- the rplJ gene encoding 50S ribosomal protein L10, whose protein sequence is MERAAKKDAVEALNGVFKTTGVAVVAHYSGLTVAQMQTLRKQMKQAGASVKVSKNRLAKIALEGTDVVAIGSLLKGPTVIATSDDPVAAPKIAVEFAKANDKFVILGGSMGKTVLNVDSVKALAALPSLDELRGKLVGLLVAPATKIAQLSTAPAAKVARVVQAYASKSEAA
- a CDS encoding ribbon-helix-helix domain-containing protein; the encoded protein is MVAKALQVELTLEQQELLQRHLDNGEYESPSDVIGDALHALDERNKAFDHFLRREVEAAFASKAPSVPIDEAFRRARAAIASQAKAAKRDT
- a CDS encoding type II toxin-antitoxin system RelE/ParE family toxin, which gives rise to MTHDVIFLDKASNDLTSLSVYIGSQAGEAIASRYLDRLYAACMALAHFPERGTRRDDIRPNLRTIGFERRATIIFQVTDTQVQIVTIAYGGRDFETELREQE